A region of Candidatus Eisenbacteria bacterium DNA encodes the following proteins:
- a CDS encoding iron-sulfur cluster assembly accessory protein, producing the protein MITITDKAKEKMQSIMESRGRAGSGIRVRIAGVSTNGYKHELSFVAPGEEEGEDRVIDMNGLKIHVDPHSAERLEGTKLDFVEDDEGAGFVFDNPNQVSWSDPEMGKKVQALIDSEINPALASHGGFVEIHDVKDGKVYVRMGGGCRGCAMAHVTIRDGVEKVLKEKVPEIQGVVDITDHGA; encoded by the coding sequence ATGATCACCATCACCGATAAAGCGAAAGAGAAGATGCAATCGATCATGGAGTCCCGAGGCCGCGCCGGGAGCGGGATCCGCGTCCGGATCGCCGGCGTTTCCACGAACGGATACAAGCACGAACTCAGCTTCGTAGCTCCCGGCGAGGAGGAGGGCGAGGACCGCGTGATCGACATGAACGGGCTCAAGATCCACGTGGATCCCCACTCGGCGGAGAGGCTCGAGGGAACCAAGCTGGACTTCGTCGAGGACGACGAGGGGGCTGGCTTCGTCTTCGACAATCCCAACCAGGTGAGTTGGTCCGATCCGGAGATGGGGAAGAAGGTGCAGGCGTTGATCGATTCGGAGATCAACCCCGCCTTGGCCAGCCACGGCGGGTTCGTGGAGATCCACGATGTGAAGGACGGAAAAGTTTATGTGCGAATGGGCGGCGGCTGCCGGGGCTGCGCCATGGCGCACGTCACGATCCGGGACGGCGTGGAGAAGGTGCTGAAGGAGAAGGTCCCGGAGATCCAAGGCGTGGTGGACATCACCGACCACGGCGCCTGA
- a CDS encoding radical SAM protein has protein sequence MADVLILNPPFVDDFVRSARWDARSRGRVQRHPDYLAVATAVLEAAGLDARLEDACARNGTREGVRRLLREEKPRFVAIHAATPSIDNDIAYCALAKETAGSFTVLVGQHVTAEPEDTLARAGGAVDAVALGEYDHTLRDLFSGKPVESTPGVAYRDAAGAVVRTVPRALIDVNTLPFPAWRWIDPSLYYDGGKLHPFLTLITGRGCFGRCTFCRDPQLMYGRINRYRDPELVVDEMEHDITLFPRLREIMFETDTFTAKGSHAEGVCREILRRGVHKKVRWSCNVRTDVDRDLLRLMKEAGCRMLMIGFEFGTQEALDAVKKGTRLERAREFSRHAADLGFTQHGCFMIGAPGETESSARATIEYAKSLPLDTIQISGVSAYPGTEMYRWAREKGYLVPKEWSEWLDENQEQVTVLDYPQLPKERIDALINQGLREFYLRPRQMCKMALAIRGIGDAKRKLYGFRGFLDAMASERRARRAARNAGAARKPEGDARETR, from the coding sequence ATGGCCGACGTCCTGATTCTGAATCCGCCCTTCGTGGACGATTTCGTCCGCTCGGCGCGCTGGGACGCCCGCTCGCGGGGGCGCGTGCAACGCCATCCGGATTACCTCGCCGTGGCGACCGCCGTGCTCGAGGCGGCGGGTTTGGACGCCCGGTTGGAGGACGCCTGCGCGCGGAACGGAACCCGCGAAGGGGTGCGCCGACTGCTGCGGGAAGAGAAACCCCGCTTCGTCGCGATCCACGCCGCCACCCCGTCCATCGACAACGACATCGCCTACTGCGCCCTCGCCAAGGAAACCGCGGGCTCCTTTACGGTATTGGTCGGGCAGCACGTCACCGCCGAGCCGGAGGACACACTCGCCCGGGCGGGTGGGGCCGTGGACGCGGTCGCCCTCGGCGAGTACGACCACACGCTGCGCGATCTCTTCTCCGGGAAGCCGGTCGAATCGACGCCGGGCGTCGCCTATCGGGACGCGGCCGGCGCCGTCGTTCGCACCGTGCCGCGCGCCTTGATCGACGTGAACACCCTCCCCTTCCCCGCCTGGCGCTGGATCGATCCGAGCCTCTATTACGACGGCGGGAAACTCCATCCCTTCCTCACCCTGATCACGGGCCGCGGCTGCTTCGGCCGCTGCACCTTCTGCCGCGACCCGCAACTGATGTACGGGAGGATCAACCGCTATCGCGATCCCGAACTCGTGGTGGACGAGATGGAACACGACATCACGCTCTTCCCGCGACTCCGGGAGATCATGTTCGAGACGGACACCTTCACGGCCAAAGGATCTCACGCCGAGGGGGTTTGCCGGGAAATCCTGCGGCGGGGGGTGCACAAGAAGGTCCGTTGGTCCTGCAACGTTCGGACCGACGTGGACCGGGACCTCCTCCGACTCATGAAGGAGGCGGGATGCCGGATGCTGATGATCGGATTCGAGTTCGGCACCCAGGAGGCGCTCGACGCGGTGAAGAAGGGGACGCGGCTGGAGAGGGCGCGGGAGTTCTCCCGGCACGCGGCGGATCTGGGATTCACACAGCACGGCTGCTTCATGATCGGCGCGCCGGGGGAGACGGAGTCGTCGGCCCGGGCCACAATCGAATACGCCAAGAGCCTCCCCCTCGACACGATCCAGATCAGCGGCGTGAGCGCCTATCCCGGCACCGAGATGTACCGGTGGGCGCGGGAGAAGGGCTATCTGGTGCCCAAGGAGTGGAGCGAGTGGCTGGACGAGAACCAAGAACAGGTGACGGTGCTCGACTACCCACAGCTCCCCAAGGAGAGGATCGACGCGCTGATCAACCAGGGACTGCGGGAGTTCTATCTCCGCCCGCGGCAAATGTGCAAGATGGCCCTCGCGATCCGGGGAATCGGGGACGCGAAGAGAAAACTGTACGGCTTTCGCGGCTTTCTGGACGCGATGGCGTCCGAGAGGCGCGCCCGCCGCGCGGCGCGAAACGCCGGCGCCGCGCGCAAGCCGGAGGGGGATGCGAGGGAAACGCGATGA